DNA sequence from the Pseudomonas fluorescens Q2-87 genome:
GGCTGCCTTGGGCGACCCACGACAGGATCACGCTGATGATCAGGGCAAAGAAGAAAATCTTCAGGAACAGTGCAGTCACGCCAATGATCGACCAGATCAGCAGTTGCAGCGGGTTGCCGGTGGTGCCGTAGGTCAGCAGCAGGGTCAGGGCCATCAGCGCCAATTGCACGAGGATCGCCAGGACCAGCGACGACATGTCCAGGCCGAACAGGCTGGGGATGATCCGGCGCAGGGGCTTGAGCAGCGGTTGGGTGGCCTTGACGATGAACTGGCACAGCGGGTTGTAGAAGTTGGCGCGCACCAGTTGCAGCACGAAACGCAGCAGCACGATCAGCAGGTACAGGCTGCCGAGGGTTTGCAGCACGTAGACCGCTGCAGTGTTCAATCCAATCATGAATGGCTCCTTATTGGCCCAGTTGTTCGGCCATCTCGGCCGAGCGGTGCGCGGCGGCGCCGAGTGCTTTTTCCACCAGGGCTTCGAAGCCCCCGGCCTGGAACGATTTGATGGCCGCTTCGGTGGTGCCGGCCGGCGAAGTCACGCGGCGACGCAGCTCGGCCGCGTCGACATCGCTGGAGACTGCCATGTGCGCGGCGCCGAGAGCGGTCTGCAAGGTCAGCTTCGCAGCGATGTCCCGTGGCAGGCCGAGCTTCTCGCCGGCGGCGGTCATGGCTTCGATCAGCAGGAAGAAATACGCCGGGCCCGAGCCGGAAACCGCGGTTACCGCATCCAGCTGTTGCTCGGTTTCCAGCCAGAGCGCCAGGCCCACGGCCGACAGCAGCGTTTCGGCTTGCTGGCGTTGTTCGCGGGTCACCTGTTCGGTGGCAAACAGGCCGCTGACGCCCTGGCGCAGCAGTGCCGGGGTGTTGGGCATGCAGCGCACGATGGGTTGCGCGCCGAGCCAGTTGTTCATGCTGGCACAGGTGATGCCCGCTGCAATCGATACCACCAGTTGATGAGGCTTGAGGCTTGGGCGAAGG
Encoded proteins:
- a CDS encoding YggT family protein — encoded protein: MIGLNTAAVYVLQTLGSLYLLIVLLRFVLQLVRANFYNPLCQFIVKATQPLLKPLRRIIPSLFGLDMSSLVLAILVQLALMALTLLLTYGTTGNPLQLLIWSIIGVTALFLKIFFFALIISVILSWVAQGSHNPGAELVNQICEPALAPFRRIVPNLGGLDISPILAFMVLKLIDMLVINNLAAMTMMPEILRLLI
- the proC gene encoding pyrroline-5-carboxylate reductase, encoding MSNTRIAFIGAGNMAASLIGGLRAKGLAALQIRASDPGEETRTRVSAEHGIETFADNAQAIDGADVIVLAVKPQAMKTVCQALRPSLKPHQLVVSIAAGITCASMNNWLGAQPIVRCMPNTPALLRQGVSGLFATEQVTREQRQQAETLLSAVGLALWLETEQQLDAVTAVSGSGPAYFFLLIEAMTAAGEKLGLPRDIAAKLTLQTALGAAHMAVSSDVDAAELRRRVTSPAGTTEAAIKSFQAGGFEALVEKALGAAAHRSAEMAEQLGQ